The nucleotide sequence CACCACCCTTACGAGCGCGGTCGACGATTTCTTCCAGACGCTTTTCGTCCATCAGACGCGTAACCGGGATACCACCAACCGAGGTGCACGATGGCATTGGAACCATCGTATCGCCGTGGCCACCCATCAGCATGGCGGTGACGTCTTCGACGCTGACGCCCAGTTCCATGGCGATGAAGGTACGGTAACGAGCGGTGTCGAGAACACCGGCCTGACCCATGACGCGGTTTGGTGGGAAACCACTGACCTTCTGCGCCTGCTGCACCATGGCGTCGAGCGGGTTGCTCACGACGATGATCGTGCAGTTCGGGCTGGTGGCCTTAATTTGTTCGGTAACGGCAGTGACGATCTTGGCGTTGGTTGCCAACAAGTCATCGCGGCTCATGCCTGGCTTGCGAGGAATACCAGCGGTGATCACGACAACATCGCTGTCCTTGGTGTCGGCGTAATCGGTGGTACCAACGACATTGCTGTCGAAACCAACGATTGGCGAGGCCTGCATCAAGTCGAGAGCCTTACCCTTGGGCATATCTTCAGTCTGCGGAATGTCCAGCAACACGACATCGCCCAGCTCGGCGGCTGCACACCAGTGAGCGCAGGTGGCTCCCACATTACCGGCACCGACGATCGTGATCTTGGCTCGTTTCATGAGAGAGTTCTCCTCGAAAGCCCAGCTACGGCTGGGAAAAATGGTTGAAGACATGTCCGCAAGATGAATCGTTTGAAGCTGTTAAGCCCAACAATCCGGCTCTGCTGCTGAATATGGGCCAGCCGCCAGCGATTATCAAGAGGGCTTGACGCGTCGCGTAAAATCTTCGCCGCTTGGCCATGCATGTTAACGACGTCGCGACGACGACTTGCGTCCCAGGATCAGGCCAAAAGCGACCCCCATGCCGATCACGACCCCCAAAATAATCAGCACCGCGAGCACAAAATTATTCGTTTCCAGATTAACCTTTTGCTCACTCAAGCGAACATTCGACGCAATGAACAAAGGACTAATCTGTCGACGGGTAAAATCTTCGCGAGACATAAACGGTGTTCGATAGGCCCACAACTTAAAGAAGGGCCCCACCACTTCAATCGGCTGATGCAATTGCTCGCCTACCTTCAAGCCGGCCGGTAACTCAGGCACACACACCAGCACCGGATAGTCATTGGCAAACTCTTTGCGTGTTGACTCATCACCAGGACGCTGCGAGACAATCGGTGCAGGGATCGGCACAAAGACCGACAACTCGTAATAGTGATCGAGCCCCAGTCGCTCGCGAACATCTTCATCATCGATTTCGATGCGTGTGATGCGGCGACACAGTCCATAGAGTGGAATAAATTCGCCTCGATAGGCTTCTGGCGAGACCATCAAGCCATTCTTAGGCAACGTCAATAGCTGCGAAACATTCTTGTCGCTCGTCGCCGTCTGCTGATCGATTGGCAGTCGCGTGACCGCCGCCATCATTTGATAAAACGGTTCGCGTTCGAGCCCCTCAAACTTGGCTCGATCAACCACATGTGACAGCTCACCTATATCCATCCCCTGCTCTGCCAGTCGCACCAATGCGGGCGTTACGCCTAAGGCAGGATTTGGCTGTTGAGGATGCCACGAAAGCTTCGGCGAAACAAAGACATAGCCGCGCTTACCATCTTCCAATTCGTACGACTTCAGAAAGATGCCAGGGCAACTGAAGCGTTCACCCACGACGTTTTTCTCGGGGTTTAAAGCGACCCGCCAGGCCTGAGGAATCTGCTCGACGATGATCGTTCCTTGCGCGTTGCCTTCGGTTTCATCGAATCGCACATCCACTTCGTAATAGGTGGCCAGGCCGACGCTCTCGACCGCTTCGGCCGGAACGGAAACCTCACGCACCGCTTGCACCGTGCCGGTTAGCAGGAAGAAGTCAAGGCGATGCTGCTTGGGGTTATCCAGCAAGTCTTGCCAGGGCGTTTCCAGGTTCAGCCAACGTGTGATGCGATGTGGTTGCAATCGACGTAAACGAGTCACCGCGCGGATGACGGCCTCTTGCTCGCCCTGAACCAACGGCTCACCATCGATCAACATTTCCAAATAGCTGGGACCGAAGTCAATCATCGCGAAGAACTCACGCGACGACATGTTGGCGAAGTCAGGCGTGGCCGGCTTACTTGGCTCGGGTTCGGCCATCGGCGTTTCGGCTGGCTCTTCTGTCATTGTCGATGGCTCGCCGCCATCTTGAGCAAACAGATGCGAGGCAAAGAACAACAGCCACAAAACTGCCATGCAGTGCATCGATCGGCTGAAACTATGAAGGGGACTGCTCATCCGTTTCCACTGTCGAGGAGGTCTTTTTCATCTGAGCTGAAAGCTCGCCGAGTTGATCGCGAACGGATGCCCCTACGCTGATCTCGTCGGCACGTTGCTCGAACTGCTGACGATTGCGTTGTCGCATCATCTGTTCGACCTGGGAGTCACGATGGCGACTATTCCACCAGACAAAGCCGACGATTCCAATGGCCACCACAAAAGTTCCAGCGATGCCGGCGTAGATTTCGGCCGAAGTAATTTCGCGTTGAAGCGAAGGCGCGGCCTGCCAATTGACATTTCGAGCGAGAAGTAGCGGCGCCGTCATGGTGCCCCCCTTCGCGGCGTAGACCCACTTCTTAAAGTAGACCGCCTGAAACGAAACCTTCTGATGGATTTCGTTCCCCACCGGGAAGCCTTCGGGCAAGTTCATGCAATATACCACCATCGGCGAAGAGTCCGCGCCAGAGAACAACCACATCTGCCACAAATTGCCTGCACGTTCATCCAATGGATTCGGCGGCAATTTCACACAGCGTCTTATAGTTCCACTGACCGTGACCAGCTTTCCGCGATAAAGATTCGACTGTTGGAACAACTGGCTGAACTGCGCTGGCGGAGCGTTTTCGGCCGAGAGGTCTTTCGCGTTCGCTTCCGTCAGACGATCGAAGATCTGAGCCCACGCATCGAAGTCAACCGAACGGAACGGGCTGCTGTCCTCGACGTTGGCCAACGCCTCGTCAGTGGCCCAGCGTTCCGTTTTGGCTTCGTTCTTCGCTTCCTCTTTCTTCGAGCCCAGCGTGTAGGGAGTCGCCGGCCGTCGATCTGCCACCATGCGGAACTCGCCCTCGGTGCCGTTATCGGCCGCGACGGCCCGGCGTGGAACGCGAATCTGCTCGGCGGGCACCGGCGTCAGTCCATCCCCAGACTGATCAGCGACCTCAGCATTGTCCGGGGCAATCCACTTCCAGGTTTGCGGGTCGGCCGCACGTGCCATGAGCATAATCACCAGCCCCAACGAGCCGACCAGCATCAGCAGACGAAGCTGCTCGCCCCGCGCAAAGTAATTCCGGGCCGGCTTACGAGGTGGTTTCGACGATGGTGGGTTGGAAGAGTACATGCGGGAAT is from Bremerella sp. JC817 and encodes:
- the mdh gene encoding malate dehydrogenase, with translation MKRAKITIVGAGNVGATCAHWCAAAELGDVVLLDIPQTEDMPKGKALDLMQASPIVGFDSNVVGTTDYADTKDSDVVVITAGIPRKPGMSRDDLLATNAKIVTAVTEQIKATSPNCTIIVVSNPLDAMVQQAQKVSGFPPNRVMGQAGVLDTARYRTFIAMELGVSVEDVTAMLMGGHGDTMVPMPSCTSVGGIPVTRLMDEKRLEEIVDRARKGGAEIVGLLKTGSAYYAPAAATAQMVEAIVRDKKRLIPVAAYCDKEYGVGGYYVGVPVILGSNGVEKVIELELTEQEKTDFQKSVDAVKGLVEAMDKLLA